AGTTTGCTGCAATGACTGATATAGAGAGTGAGATACAAACGGAAGCAGAAAACGATTCCTTAGAATGTCGCGCGTGTTTGCAAATTATGAACACGGATTccgttttatacaatatattcgaGAGTTGGACGCCGCCTTGGGATGGAATGGAAAATAGTATAGCGGAGGATTTGGCGAAAATAGCAAATCTACAGGtaaatgttcataaataaacacgACGGTTGAACATCGTTAATGTTCCTTACACAATACGAAAGTTCacgtaatacaaatatatttaaatatttgtatattttaacatgtttattctcatattttttttattgatggttttttaaatattaacatggtTTAATCCTATATTTTAACTGATATTTATTCTGAAATTGTTCTTGTCAGTTGACTGTCTGTTTTGTCATAGAGTTGGCTGCATAAATAAAAGTTCATCTTCAACTTATGGCTGTAAAAACACAAATCTTTacgattttactaaaaaaatttttatgaaTCTGTCTATtctacaatattaacttaactaTTCATAGATGACCAttggaatattttcatttattaaaaatttttctCCAACACAGATATCAGAAACAGACCGACATTCCAAAGTAATATGCGAGACATGCTGTCATTTATTGCTAAATGCTTGTAATTTTACGGCAATTGTTAAGAAAAATGATCTAATACTAAGACAAAGGTACGCAGATGATACTACGGAGCATAATTCATCCAATGAAAGGGTCTGGCCGAAACCAATTCAAGTAGATAAATCTTTAGCTAGCTCTATGTATGACAATTCTATgaatgttgaaattaaacaagaaGTCCTATCCGATGAAGAGAACGAGTATCCTGCTATAAATGGCGCATATGATACATCTAGAGAAGATATACCAAACttagacattattaaaattgagcCCGAAGAAATGATTCAGCAGCAACCTCTACAGATACAAGTCACAGTGAATGGTAAGGgttgcataaaataatattactaaataaacaattaattatttgtcaataaaaaCTGTAGTGATATGATAAATTTCCTACAGGGCAGATCAACCAATTAATTGTTGGTGTTTCAGAAGTTTGTAGTCAAAAAAACTTcaaattctataatttatagACATTTGTAACTTACAATATGAATATACGTCTGaagtaaatgtataaattaaataaatgataatccaatgaatttgatttatctatggtaaataaagtaaaatgttcCTTATGAAATTTGCGTCAAGtatcatttatcattattttgcaGGAAACATTCCATTGGACCATTTAAATTCTAGTGAGACACATTTAACAAATGGAAACAGTGATAATGGGGATgtgagttttattaatatactattacattttataagacAGCAAACTAATAGACATTTCTATTATGGTACATTCTGC
This genomic window from Vanessa tameamea isolate UH-Manoa-2023 chromosome 5, ilVanTame1 primary haplotype, whole genome shotgun sequence contains:
- the LOC113392728 gene encoding transcriptional repressor CTCFL-like, whose amino-acid sequence is MTDIESEIQTEAENDSLECRACLQIMNTDSVLYNIFESWTPPWDGMENSIAEDLAKIANLQISETDRHSKVICETCCHLLLNACNFTAIVKKNDLILRQRYADDTTEHNSSNERVWPKPIQVDKSLASSMYDNSMNVEIKQEVLSDEENEYPAINGAYDTSREDIPNLDIIKIEPEEMIQQQPLQIQVTVNGNIPLDHLNSSETHLTNGNSDNGDHLIAQVKEEPLSEEDDVDPIHSDLSLECILCMKAFNSVSGLKAHVIAQHSYKSVKRKSNNSLSPEKKKCKYICAICRRTFTTSTDLMVHETCHNKSVCYGCNESFDTFAQLTAHRRTCKALSSKEVTKLKTLDDVLRPQTKEQTNELKCAHCEETFSDVYYMNIHQEIHHSNSEENEADDKISMEVDDVEKVFTSSKKAKLSNK